In Brevibacillus brevis NBRC 100599, a single genomic region encodes these proteins:
- a CDS encoding sugar phosphate isomerase/epimerase family protein — translation MKLSLCTITFRHQLISFAQLVQFAHRHHFDGIELWGTHAQHLYDHDRVEMEEQVRLVRDQGMSISMLSDYLDIATSSGFQRTLEKAKRLISLANLLHVKQIRTFAGQKASQEVGPEERARYVYHLQILCKMCQEHGIQLLVETHPNTLTDSLSSTLALLQEVNHPALKVNLDFLHIWESGADPIDAYEQLRPWVAHYHLKNISSSDHLPVFAPHNVYAPNGDREGMVLLGEGVVDYGPILEKIADTDYFASIEWFGQSPQRVLAEEVEWLRKAMMVRA, via the coding sequence ATGAAACTCTCATTGTGCACAATTACTTTTCGCCACCAGTTGATTTCGTTTGCACAGCTTGTTCAATTTGCTCATCGTCATCATTTTGATGGAATCGAGTTATGGGGAACTCACGCCCAGCATCTGTACGATCATGATCGAGTAGAGATGGAGGAGCAGGTAAGGCTGGTCAGGGATCAAGGCATGAGTATCTCCATGCTTAGCGATTATCTGGATATTGCTACTTCATCTGGATTTCAGCGTACATTGGAAAAAGCAAAAAGACTCATTTCACTGGCGAATCTGTTACATGTGAAGCAAATCAGGACGTTTGCTGGACAGAAGGCAAGTCAAGAAGTAGGGCCAGAAGAGCGTGCACGCTATGTGTATCATCTGCAAATCTTATGTAAGATGTGTCAAGAGCACGGGATTCAGCTTTTGGTCGAAACACATCCGAACACGCTTACAGATTCGCTGAGTTCTACACTTGCCTTGTTGCAGGAAGTCAATCATCCTGCACTAAAAGTGAATCTTGATTTTCTTCATATCTGGGAATCCGGTGCTGATCCGATCGATGCGTACGAGCAATTGAGACCGTGGGTAGCTCATTATCATTTGAAAAATATTTCTTCATCGGATCATTTACCAGTATTCGCTCCGCATAATGTATATGCCCCTAACGGCGATCGTGAGGGAATGGTATTGCTCGGTGAAGGTGTTGTAGATTATGGGCCTATTTTAGAAAAGATTGCGGATACGGATTATTTTGCATCGATTGAATGGTTTGGTCAGAGTCCGCAGCGTGTATTAGCGGAAGAGGTAGAGTGGTTGCGGAAGGCAATGATGGTTCGTGCGTAA